A single genomic interval of Musa acuminata AAA Group cultivar baxijiao chromosome BXJ3-4, Cavendish_Baxijiao_AAA, whole genome shotgun sequence harbors:
- the LOC135637129 gene encoding PH, RCC1 and FYVE domains-containing protein 1-like — protein MRMLFDPGPWMADPLRNGPVERDVEQAITALKKGAYLLKYGRRGRPKFCPFRLSNDESLLIWYSGRDEKQLKLSQVYKIIPGQRTAIFQRYPRPDKEYQSFSLIYNERSLDLICKDKDEAEAWFVGLKALISRGNYRKLRSESKGDRTSSDSPTTYIRKISPFTSPFSGSDISHKDSSDDQINTSYEYHPVNGLGKVLSDVILYTSPARSLLHSESLCKSFCSHSSGAADITNGQGSAVDTVRVSLSSAVSSSSHGSNHEDFDALGDVFIWGEGIGDGFLGGGLQRAGISSTIAIDASLPKALESTVVLDVHNIACGKNHAVLVTKQGEVFSWGEESGGRLGHGNDVDVSQPRLVDALGGMNVELVACGEYHTCAVTLSGDLFTWGDGTHGSGLLGHGSDASHWIPKKVCGPMEGLHASSVSCGPWHTAVVTSAGQLFTFGDGIFGALGHGDHRSTNIPREVEALRGMRTVRAACGVWHTAAIVEISDASSDSSDSAMGKLFTWGDGDKGRLGHGDREPRLLPACVASLSDNICKVACGHDITVALTTSGHVYTMGSTVYGQLGNPQTDGKLPTRVEGKISNQFVEEISCGSYHVAVLTSRTEVYTWGKGVNGRLGHGDNDDRNTPTLVEALKDKQVKSVVCGASFTAIICLHKWVSSADQSICSGCHLHFGFRRKRHNCYNCGLVFCKACSSRKSTGASLAPNINKLYRVCDECYTKLRKVVGDGKIPQIPRHQNGSTNQVPGELADKDSPGPRMQGQFSRLSSFESFKGENRDSRESNNGYPSSSSKFLQVQASSKKIFSASVPGSRVASRSNSPTSCKRSPLHSLAISRDATNTCLEICHDLNPTNEDLRQEILKLRTQVDELACKSQLLEVELQKTTKQLTDAKAMVSEETAKGKAAKEVIKSLTSQLKIMADRVPEASLISRNYGSGYTSDSPKLQSIDNTTSNLLPSQLSVSNGNLSNPVVCNGNNTLSEKVEWVEQAEPGVYFSISSLPGGDKCLRRVCFSRKRFSEQQAEKWWVENRSRIQEKYTILSDENSASASTSAHLAGRTACSTKQ, from the exons ATGCGTATGTTGTTTGATCCCGGTCCGTGGATGGCAGATCCTCTGAGAAATGGTCCCGTGGAAAGGGATGTAGAGCAG GCAATTACAGCCTTAAAGAAAGGAGCATATCTATTGAAGTATGGACGAAGAGGAAGGCCAAAGTTTTGTCCTTTCAGACTTTCAAAT GATGAATCTTTGCTAATTTGGTACTCCGGAAGGGATGAGAAACAACTTAAACTTAGTCAGGTTTACAAGATAATACCAGGACAGCGTACT GCAATATTTCAGCGGTATCCACGGCCTGATAAAGAATACCAGTCATTTTCTCTTATATACAACGAAAGATCACTAGATTTG ATCTGCAAGGACAAGGACGAAGCAGAAGCCTGGTTTGTTGGATTGAAGGCTTTGATTTCACGAGGAAATTATCGGAAGTTGAGATCAGAATCAAAAGGGGATAGGACTTCGTCTGATAGTCCTACTACATATATTCGTAAAATTTCTCCATTCACATCACCCTTCAGTGGTAGTGATATCTCCCATAAG GATTCCAGTGATGACCAAATCAATACTTCTTATGAGTACCATCCAGTTAATGGTTTGGGGAAGGTGTTGTCTGACGTGATATTGTATACGTCACCAGCCAGGAGTTTGTTACACTCAGAATCTCTATGTAAATCTTTTTGTTCACACTCATCAGGAGCTGCAGATATTACTAATGGACAGGGCTCTGCAGTTGATACTGTTAGAGTAAGTTTATCTAGTGCTGTTAGCTCATCAAGCCATGGATCAAATCATGAGGATTTTGATGCATTAGGTGATGTTTTCATTTGGGGAGAAGGCATAGGTGATGGGTTTCTTGGTGGTGGTTTGCAAAGGGCTGGAATTTCCTCGACCATTGCGATTGATGCATCACTGCCAAAAGCTTTGGAGTCAACAGTAGTGCTTGATGTTCACAATATAGCTTGTGGTAAGAATCATGCAGTTTTGGTTACCAAACAGGGGGAGGTTTTCAGTTGGGGAGAGGAATCAGGAGGCAGGCTTGGCCATGGAAATGATGTTGATGTTTCGCAGCCAAGGCTTGTGGATGCCCTAGGTGGTATGAATGTTGAACTCGTGGCATGTGGCGAATATCATACATGCGCTGTAACTTTGTCTGGGGATTTATTTACATGGGGTGATGGTACTCACGGTTCAGGTCTCCTGGGTCATGGGAGTGATGCGAGTCACTGGATTCCGAAAAAAGTGTGTGGTCCAATGGAAGGTCTGCATGCGTCATCAGTATCTTGTGGACCATGGCATACAGCCGTTGTGACTTCTGCAGGCCAGCTATTTACATTTGGTGATGGAATTTTCGGTGCTCTGGGTCATGGTGATCATAGAAGCACAAACATACCAAGAGAAGTTGAAGCTCTGAGAGGAATGCGCACTGTTCGTGCAGCTTGTGGTGTTTGGCACACTGCTGCAATTGTGGAAATTTCAGATGCATCCTCTGATTCCAGTGACTCTGCGATGGGGAAACTATTCACTTGGGGAGATGGTGATAAAGGTCGACTTGGACATGGTGATAGGGAACCCAGACTCCTTCCAGCATGTGTAGCATCTCTTTCTGATAATATTTGTAAGGTAGCTTGCGGGCATGACATAACTGTTGCTTTAACAACTTCTGGACATGTTTATACAATGGGAAGTACTGTCTATGGGCAACTTGGTAATCCCCAAACCGATGGAAAGCTTCCCACTCGTGTTGAAGGAAAGATTTCAAATCAATTTGTTGAAGAGATATCATGTGGATCTTATCATGTTGCTGTATTGACCTCAAGAACTGAAGTCTATACCTGGGGCAAAGGAGtgaatggccgtttaggccatggGGATAATGATGACCGAAATACTCCGACACTTGTTGAAGCTTTAAAGGACAAACAAGTGAAGAGTGTTGTATGTGGTGCAAGTTTTACTGCAATCATCTGTCTTCATAAGTGGGTGTCCAGTGCTGATCAGTCCATATGTTCTGGTTGTCATCTCCATTTTGGATTCAGAAGAAAACGTCATAATTGTTATAATTGTGGTTTAGTCTTTTGCAAAGCATGTAGCAGCAGAAAATCTACTGGAGCTTCTTTAGCACCAAATATTAATAAGTTGTATCGTGTATGTGATGAATGTTATACCAAGCTTAGGAAAGTGGTGGGGGATGGTAAGATTCCTCAAATTCCAAGGCATCAAAATGGAAGTACAAACCAGGTGCCTGGTGAACTGGCTGACAAAGATTCACCTGGTCCTAGGATGCAGGGTCAGTTCTCTAGGCTCTCATCATTTGAATCTTTTAAAGGTGAAAACAGAGATTCCAGGGAATCAAACAATGGATATCCATCAAGTTCTTCAAAGTTTCTTCAAGTTCAAGCATCTTCAAAGAAAATATTCTCTGCTTCTGTCCCAGGTTCAAGAGTAGCTTCTCGTTCAAATTCACCTACATCATGTAAGCGAAGTCCATTGCATTCATTGGCCATATCAAGGGATGCCACTAATACATGCTTGGAAATATGTCATGACTTGAACCCAACCAATGAGGATCTAAGACAAGAAATCCTTAAGTTACGGACACAG GTTGATGAGCTAGCATGTAAATCACAACTTCTAGAAGTGGAATTGCAGAAAACAACAAAACAATTGACAGATGCAAAAGCAATGGTGAGCGAAGAAACTGCAAAGGGCAAGGCTGCAAAGGAAGTAATCAAGTCTCTGACATCACAG CTAAAGATTATGGCTGACAGAGTACCAGAGGCATCTCTGATATCCCGCAACTATGGGTCTGGTTATACATCTGACTCACCGAAACTACAATCCATTGACAACACAACAAGCAACTTGCTACCTTCCCAGTTATCTGTGTCAAATGGTAATTTGAGTAATCCAGTAGTCTGCAATGGAAACAACACATTGTCAGAAAAAGTGGAATGGGTTGAACAAGCTGAACCAGGTGTTTACTTTAGCATATCTTCTTTGCCTGGTGGTGATAAATGTCTCAGGCGAGTGTGCTTTAG CCGAAAAAGATTTAGTGAACAACAAGCAGAGAAGTGGTGGGTAGAAAATCGATCAAGGATTCAGGAGAAATACACTATCCTTAGTGATGAAAATTCTGCCTCGGCCTCTACCTCCGCGCATCTTGCAGGAAGGACGGCTTGTTCGACCAAGCAGTAA